In Electrophorus electricus isolate fEleEle1 chromosome 14, fEleEle1.pri, whole genome shotgun sequence, a single window of DNA contains:
- the foxn2b gene encoding forkhead box protein N2b isoform X1, which produces MGTKAMWKAMPSVYPPGLMGPIIGMSPDKKAEFTGSQGMCGAGTLPEAESASSPLATSLDRIGPAVMVGVSGMEPEDDELTNLNWLHENLLQNFTLGGPEAPPCNAPLFDIEGSAGLPQDHGLSSSSSVSSGSPGGERDPLKSKPPFSFSLLIYMAIEQSPSKSLPVKDIYGWILEHFPYFSSAPTGWKNSVRHNLSLNKCFRKVERSLGKTNGKGSLWCVHPEFRPTLMQALKKQHFPNAHAFCTPPASPPSASSPPHLFSLEQGYSLKESDFDAATAMMLLKSASEHHIASYDQEGPIDLSRRVLVSRDPKQDHNYSSAPMCSPPRQTSPCQAAASGPGSRLQQERGGWPPSAHGPPRSSLPGKRARRESRPELDEELKEAAGSLLHLAGICTSLGTLRGKSRKLSRK; this is translated from the exons ATGGGGACAAAGGCCATGTGGAAGGCCATGCCTTCTGTCT aCCCTCCTGGTTTGATGGGTCCGATAATTGGGATGTCTCCGGATAAGAAAGCAGAATTTACAGGCTCTCAGGGCATGTGTGGAGCAGGGACTCTTCCAGAAGCAGAAAGTGCCTCCAGCCCTCTGGCCACTAGTCTGGACCGGATTGGCCCTGCTGTGATGGTGGGTGTGTCTGGGATGGAGCCTGAGGATGATGAGTTGACCAATCTGAACTGGCTCCATGAGAATCTGCTGCAGAACTTCACCTTGGGAGGGCCGGAAGCTCCACCGTGCAATGCGCCACTGTTCGACATCGAGGGCAGTGCCGGCTTGCCCCAGGACCACGGCCTGTCCTCGTCCTCTTCTGTTTCATCTGGTAGTCCAGGCGGTGAGCGCGATCCCCTCAAATCGAAACCCCCGTTCTCCTTCTCGCTCCTGATCTACATGGCCATCGAGCAGTCTCCCAGCAAATCGCTCCCTGTGAAGGACATCTACGGCTGGATCCTGGAGCACTTCCCTTACTTCTCCAGTGCCCCCACTGGCTGGAAGAACTCAGTGCGCCACAACCTGTCCCTCAACAAGTGCTTCCGCAAGGTGGAACGAAGCCTGGGCAAG ACCAATGGGAAAGGCTCTCTGTGGTGCGTTCATCCTGAGTTCCGGCCCACTTTGATGCAAGCTCTGAAGAAACAGCACTTCCCTAACGCACATGCCTTCTGCACCCCACCTGCCTCCCCCCCCAG TGCCTCGTCTCCTCCTCACCTGTTTTCGTTGGAGCAGGGCTACTCTCTGAAAG AATCTGATTTTGATGCTGCCACTGCTATGATGCTGTTAAAGTCTGCCTCTGAGCATCACATTGCCTCAT ATGATCAAGAAGGGCCCATTGACCTGTCCCGAAGGGTCCTCGTGAGTCGCGATCCAAAACAGGACCACAACTACAGCAGCGCGCCCATGTGCTCCCCGCCACGCCAGACATCCCCCTGCCAGGCAGCGGCCTCCGGCCCGGGTTCCCGactgcagcaggagagaggCGGCTGGCCCCCCAGCGCCCACGGCCCCCCACGCAGCTCCTTGCCAGGGAAGAGGGCCAGGCGAGAGTCCCGGCCCGAGTTGGACGAGGAGCTGAAGGAGGCGGCCGGCTCGCTCCTGCACCTGGCTGGCATCTGCACAAGCCTGGGCACTTTGAGGGGCAAGAGCAGGAAGCTGAGCAGGAAATGA
- the fshr gene encoding follicle-stimulating hormone receptor isoform X1, translated as MMKILLCMPMLVSSLWGLVAHAQGTGVGSQACSVNGTTRSFACLGSKVQQIPRDIPKNATYIEIKLTQITVFPSRAISSLHELKRIMVSENGALQRFGAYAFIDLTSLEEITITKSKNLVLMDKATFWELPKLRYLTISNTGLLVLPDFSKVQSAALEFLFDLQDNMHIKLIPSNAFLGLTSGTITELRLTKNGLTEVDRNAFNGTRMEKLFLMGNQQLRRIHSDAFLGAEGPVVLDISRTAISALPESMLGGLKLLTATSVYSLKWLPRLELFAELTQANLTYPSHCCAFKNFKKNKSEKNHLCDDPAAPNLEPYFFEEHCREVTEVTCSPEPDAFNPCEDIMGFTVLRVLIWFISVLAIVGNSAVLLVLLASCSKLTVPRFLMCHLAFADLCMGLYLLTIAGVDVHTRAHYYNHSIDWQTGSGCHAAGFFTVFASELSVYTLTAITLERWHTITYAMQLERQLRLRHACVTMAAGWLFAAGAALLPALGVSSYMKTSICLPMDVETPGAQAYVVVLLLLNVAAFAGVCACYTGIYLAVRKPASVPARADTRLAKRMAVLIFTDFLCMAPISFFAISAALKLPLITVSHAKVLLVLFYPINSCANPFLYAFFTKTFKRDFFMLTSRFGCFKARAHVYRTETSSVQNGTWAPAPKTGDGTLCTLMHVTHPH; from the exons ATGATGAAGATATTGCTCTGCATGCCAATGCTGGTCTCCAGCCTCTGGGGGCTGGTGGCACATGCCCAGGGCACAGGTGTGGGATCTCAGGCCTGCTCAGTTAATGGGACAACTCGCTCCTTTGCTTGCCTTGGCAGTAAAGTCCAACAGATACCAAGGGACATACCAAAAAATGCCACATACAT AGAGATCAAGCTGACTCAGATCACAGTGTTTCCAAGCAGAGCCATCTCATCTCTTCATGAGCTCAAGAGAAT AATGGTGTCTGAGAATGGGGCCCTCCAGCGGTTTGGAGCCTATGCCTTCATAGACCTGACCAGCCTGGAGGAGAT AACTATTACCAAATCAAAAAACCTTGTACTTATGGACAAAGCTACCTTCTGGGAACTTCCCAAACTGAGATATCT gaCTATTTCCAACACTGGTCTCCTAGTCCTTCCTGACTTCTCCAAGGTCCAGTCTGCTGCTCTTGAATTTCtgtt TGATCTACAAGACAACATGCACATCAAATTGATACCCAGCAACGCCTTCCTTGGGCTTACTAGTGGCACAATAACTGAGCT GAGACTGACAAAGAACGGACTCACAGAAGTGGACAGAAATGCCTTCAATGGTACCAGAATGGAAAAACT GTTTCTCATGGGAAACCAGCAGCTGAGGCGTATCCACAGTGACGCCTTCCTCGGAGCAGAAGGCCCCGTCGTTCT GGACATCTCGCGCACCGCCATCAGTGCCCTGCCTGAGAGTATGCTTGGGGGCCTGAAGCTACTGACAGCCACCTCCGTTTACTCCCTGAAGTGGCTGCCCAGGTTGGAGCTGTTTGCTGAGCTCACACAGGCCAACCTCACCTACCCCAGCCACTGCTGCGCCTTCAAGAACTTCAAAAAGAACAA gtcTGAGAAGAACCATCTGTGCGATGACCCGGCTGCCCCAAATCTGGAGCCGTACTTTTTCGAAGAGCACTGCAGGGAAGTGACAGAGGTGACCTGCTCGCCCGAGCCCGATGCCTTCAACCCATGTGAGGACATCATGGGCTTCACTGTTCTCCGTGTGCTCATCTGGTTCATCAGCGTGCTGGCCATCGTGGGCAACTCCGCCGTGCTGCTGGTGCTCCTGGCCAGCTGCTCCAAGCTGACCGTGCCCCGCTTCCTCATGTGCCACCTGGCCTTCGCCGACCTCTGCATGGGCCTCTACCTGCTGACCATCGCCGGCGTGGatgtgcacacgcgcgcacactacTACAACCACAGCATTGACTGGCAGACAGGGTCGGGCTGCCACGCCGCCGGCTTCTTCACGGTGTTCGCCAGTGAGCTGTCCGTCTACACGCTGACGGCCATCACGCTGGAGCGCTGGCACACCATCACCTACGCCATGCAGCTGGAAAGGCAGCTGCGTCTGCGCCACGCCTGCGTCACCATGGCAGCCGGCTGGCTCTTTGCCGCTGGCGCAGCCCTGCTACCTGCGCTGGGTGTCAGCAGCTACATGAAGACCAGCATCTGCCTGCCCATGGACGTGGAGACGCCAGGGGCACAGGCCTACgtggtggtgctgctgctgcttaaCGTGGCCGCCTTCGCCGGTGTGTGCGCTTGCTACACGGGCATCTACCTGGCCGTGCGCAAGCCGGCGTCCGTGCCGGCCCGCGCAGACACGCGCCTGGCCAAACGCATGGCCGTGCTGATCTTCACCGACTTCCTGTGCATGGCACCCATCTCGTTCTTCGCCATATCGGCGGCGCTCAAGCTGCCGCTCATCACGGTGTCGCACGCCAAGGTGCTGCTGGTGCTCTTCTACCCCATCAACTCGTGTGCCAACCCCTTCCTCTACGCCTTCTTCACCAAGACCTTCAAGCGGGACTTCTTCATGCTCACCAGCCGCTTCGGATGCTTCAAGGCCCGCGCGCACGTCTACCGAACGGAGACGTCGTCCGTGCAGAATGGCACGTGGGCGCCTGCCCCGAAGACCGGCGACGGGACACTTTGTACACTCATGCACGTCACTCACCCGCACTGA
- the fshr gene encoding follicle-stimulating hormone receptor isoform X2, with protein sequence MHIKLIPSNAFLGLTSGTITELRLTKNGLTEVDRNAFNGTRMEKLFLMGNQQLRRIHSDAFLGAEGPVVLDISRTAISALPESMLGGLKLLTATSVYSLKWLPRLELFAELTQANLTYPSHCCAFKNFKKNKSEKNHLCDDPAAPNLEPYFFEEHCREVTEVTCSPEPDAFNPCEDIMGFTVLRVLIWFISVLAIVGNSAVLLVLLASCSKLTVPRFLMCHLAFADLCMGLYLLTIAGVDVHTRAHYYNHSIDWQTGSGCHAAGFFTVFASELSVYTLTAITLERWHTITYAMQLERQLRLRHACVTMAAGWLFAAGAALLPALGVSSYMKTSICLPMDVETPGAQAYVVVLLLLNVAAFAGVCACYTGIYLAVRKPASVPARADTRLAKRMAVLIFTDFLCMAPISFFAISAALKLPLITVSHAKVLLVLFYPINSCANPFLYAFFTKTFKRDFFMLTSRFGCFKARAHVYRTETSSVQNGTWAPAPKTGDGTLCTLMHVTHPH encoded by the exons ATGCACATCAAATTGATACCCAGCAACGCCTTCCTTGGGCTTACTAGTGGCACAATAACTGAGCT GAGACTGACAAAGAACGGACTCACAGAAGTGGACAGAAATGCCTTCAATGGTACCAGAATGGAAAAACT GTTTCTCATGGGAAACCAGCAGCTGAGGCGTATCCACAGTGACGCCTTCCTCGGAGCAGAAGGCCCCGTCGTTCT GGACATCTCGCGCACCGCCATCAGTGCCCTGCCTGAGAGTATGCTTGGGGGCCTGAAGCTACTGACAGCCACCTCCGTTTACTCCCTGAAGTGGCTGCCCAGGTTGGAGCTGTTTGCTGAGCTCACACAGGCCAACCTCACCTACCCCAGCCACTGCTGCGCCTTCAAGAACTTCAAAAAGAACAA gtcTGAGAAGAACCATCTGTGCGATGACCCGGCTGCCCCAAATCTGGAGCCGTACTTTTTCGAAGAGCACTGCAGGGAAGTGACAGAGGTGACCTGCTCGCCCGAGCCCGATGCCTTCAACCCATGTGAGGACATCATGGGCTTCACTGTTCTCCGTGTGCTCATCTGGTTCATCAGCGTGCTGGCCATCGTGGGCAACTCCGCCGTGCTGCTGGTGCTCCTGGCCAGCTGCTCCAAGCTGACCGTGCCCCGCTTCCTCATGTGCCACCTGGCCTTCGCCGACCTCTGCATGGGCCTCTACCTGCTGACCATCGCCGGCGTGGatgtgcacacgcgcgcacactacTACAACCACAGCATTGACTGGCAGACAGGGTCGGGCTGCCACGCCGCCGGCTTCTTCACGGTGTTCGCCAGTGAGCTGTCCGTCTACACGCTGACGGCCATCACGCTGGAGCGCTGGCACACCATCACCTACGCCATGCAGCTGGAAAGGCAGCTGCGTCTGCGCCACGCCTGCGTCACCATGGCAGCCGGCTGGCTCTTTGCCGCTGGCGCAGCCCTGCTACCTGCGCTGGGTGTCAGCAGCTACATGAAGACCAGCATCTGCCTGCCCATGGACGTGGAGACGCCAGGGGCACAGGCCTACgtggtggtgctgctgctgcttaaCGTGGCCGCCTTCGCCGGTGTGTGCGCTTGCTACACGGGCATCTACCTGGCCGTGCGCAAGCCGGCGTCCGTGCCGGCCCGCGCAGACACGCGCCTGGCCAAACGCATGGCCGTGCTGATCTTCACCGACTTCCTGTGCATGGCACCCATCTCGTTCTTCGCCATATCGGCGGCGCTCAAGCTGCCGCTCATCACGGTGTCGCACGCCAAGGTGCTGCTGGTGCTCTTCTACCCCATCAACTCGTGTGCCAACCCCTTCCTCTACGCCTTCTTCACCAAGACCTTCAAGCGGGACTTCTTCATGCTCACCAGCCGCTTCGGATGCTTCAAGGCCCGCGCGCACGTCTACCGAACGGAGACGTCGTCCGTGCAGAATGGCACGTGGGCGCCTGCCCCGAAGACCGGCGACGGGACACTTTGTACACTCATGCACGTCACTCACCCGCACTGA
- the foxn2b gene encoding forkhead box protein N2b isoform X3 — MGPIIGMSPDKKAEFTGSQGMCGAGTLPEAESASSPLATSLDRIGPAVMVGVSGMEPEDDELTNLNWLHENLLQNFTLGGPEAPPCNAPLFDIEGSAGLPQDHGLSSSSSVSSGSPGGERDPLKSKPPFSFSLLIYMAIEQSPSKSLPVKDIYGWILEHFPYFSSAPTGWKNSVRHNLSLNKCFRKVERSLGKTNGKGSLWCVHPEFRPTLMQALKKQHFPNAHAFCTPPASPPSASSPPHLFSLEQGYSLKESDFDAATAMMLLKSASEHHIASYDQEGPIDLSRRVLVSRDPKQDHNYSSAPMCSPPRQTSPCQAAASGPGSRLQQERGGWPPSAHGPPRSSLPGKRARRESRPELDEELKEAAGSLLHLAGICTSLGTLRGKSRKLSRK, encoded by the exons ATGGGTCCGATAATTGGGATGTCTCCGGATAAGAAAGCAGAATTTACAGGCTCTCAGGGCATGTGTGGAGCAGGGACTCTTCCAGAAGCAGAAAGTGCCTCCAGCCCTCTGGCCACTAGTCTGGACCGGATTGGCCCTGCTGTGATGGTGGGTGTGTCTGGGATGGAGCCTGAGGATGATGAGTTGACCAATCTGAACTGGCTCCATGAGAATCTGCTGCAGAACTTCACCTTGGGAGGGCCGGAAGCTCCACCGTGCAATGCGCCACTGTTCGACATCGAGGGCAGTGCCGGCTTGCCCCAGGACCACGGCCTGTCCTCGTCCTCTTCTGTTTCATCTGGTAGTCCAGGCGGTGAGCGCGATCCCCTCAAATCGAAACCCCCGTTCTCCTTCTCGCTCCTGATCTACATGGCCATCGAGCAGTCTCCCAGCAAATCGCTCCCTGTGAAGGACATCTACGGCTGGATCCTGGAGCACTTCCCTTACTTCTCCAGTGCCCCCACTGGCTGGAAGAACTCAGTGCGCCACAACCTGTCCCTCAACAAGTGCTTCCGCAAGGTGGAACGAAGCCTGGGCAAG ACCAATGGGAAAGGCTCTCTGTGGTGCGTTCATCCTGAGTTCCGGCCCACTTTGATGCAAGCTCTGAAGAAACAGCACTTCCCTAACGCACATGCCTTCTGCACCCCACCTGCCTCCCCCCCCAG TGCCTCGTCTCCTCCTCACCTGTTTTCGTTGGAGCAGGGCTACTCTCTGAAAG AATCTGATTTTGATGCTGCCACTGCTATGATGCTGTTAAAGTCTGCCTCTGAGCATCACATTGCCTCAT ATGATCAAGAAGGGCCCATTGACCTGTCCCGAAGGGTCCTCGTGAGTCGCGATCCAAAACAGGACCACAACTACAGCAGCGCGCCCATGTGCTCCCCGCCACGCCAGACATCCCCCTGCCAGGCAGCGGCCTCCGGCCCGGGTTCCCGactgcagcaggagagaggCGGCTGGCCCCCCAGCGCCCACGGCCCCCCACGCAGCTCCTTGCCAGGGAAGAGGGCCAGGCGAGAGTCCCGGCCCGAGTTGGACGAGGAGCTGAAGGAGGCGGCCGGCTCGCTCCTGCACCTGGCTGGCATCTGCACAAGCCTGGGCACTTTGAGGGGCAAGAGCAGGAAGCTGAGCAGGAAATGA
- the foxn2b gene encoding forkhead box protein N2b isoform X2 yields the protein MHEYPPGLMGPIIGMSPDKKAEFTGSQGMCGAGTLPEAESASSPLATSLDRIGPAVMVGVSGMEPEDDELTNLNWLHENLLQNFTLGGPEAPPCNAPLFDIEGSAGLPQDHGLSSSSSVSSGSPGGERDPLKSKPPFSFSLLIYMAIEQSPSKSLPVKDIYGWILEHFPYFSSAPTGWKNSVRHNLSLNKCFRKVERSLGKTNGKGSLWCVHPEFRPTLMQALKKQHFPNAHAFCTPPASPPSASSPPHLFSLEQGYSLKESDFDAATAMMLLKSASEHHIASYDQEGPIDLSRRVLVSRDPKQDHNYSSAPMCSPPRQTSPCQAAASGPGSRLQQERGGWPPSAHGPPRSSLPGKRARRESRPELDEELKEAAGSLLHLAGICTSLGTLRGKSRKLSRK from the exons ATGCACGAAT aCCCTCCTGGTTTGATGGGTCCGATAATTGGGATGTCTCCGGATAAGAAAGCAGAATTTACAGGCTCTCAGGGCATGTGTGGAGCAGGGACTCTTCCAGAAGCAGAAAGTGCCTCCAGCCCTCTGGCCACTAGTCTGGACCGGATTGGCCCTGCTGTGATGGTGGGTGTGTCTGGGATGGAGCCTGAGGATGATGAGTTGACCAATCTGAACTGGCTCCATGAGAATCTGCTGCAGAACTTCACCTTGGGAGGGCCGGAAGCTCCACCGTGCAATGCGCCACTGTTCGACATCGAGGGCAGTGCCGGCTTGCCCCAGGACCACGGCCTGTCCTCGTCCTCTTCTGTTTCATCTGGTAGTCCAGGCGGTGAGCGCGATCCCCTCAAATCGAAACCCCCGTTCTCCTTCTCGCTCCTGATCTACATGGCCATCGAGCAGTCTCCCAGCAAATCGCTCCCTGTGAAGGACATCTACGGCTGGATCCTGGAGCACTTCCCTTACTTCTCCAGTGCCCCCACTGGCTGGAAGAACTCAGTGCGCCACAACCTGTCCCTCAACAAGTGCTTCCGCAAGGTGGAACGAAGCCTGGGCAAG ACCAATGGGAAAGGCTCTCTGTGGTGCGTTCATCCTGAGTTCCGGCCCACTTTGATGCAAGCTCTGAAGAAACAGCACTTCCCTAACGCACATGCCTTCTGCACCCCACCTGCCTCCCCCCCCAG TGCCTCGTCTCCTCCTCACCTGTTTTCGTTGGAGCAGGGCTACTCTCTGAAAG AATCTGATTTTGATGCTGCCACTGCTATGATGCTGTTAAAGTCTGCCTCTGAGCATCACATTGCCTCAT ATGATCAAGAAGGGCCCATTGACCTGTCCCGAAGGGTCCTCGTGAGTCGCGATCCAAAACAGGACCACAACTACAGCAGCGCGCCCATGTGCTCCCCGCCACGCCAGACATCCCCCTGCCAGGCAGCGGCCTCCGGCCCGGGTTCCCGactgcagcaggagagaggCGGCTGGCCCCCCAGCGCCCACGGCCCCCCACGCAGCTCCTTGCCAGGGAAGAGGGCCAGGCGAGAGTCCCGGCCCGAGTTGGACGAGGAGCTGAAGGAGGCGGCCGGCTCGCTCCTGCACCTGGCTGGCATCTGCACAAGCCTGGGCACTTTGAGGGGCAAGAGCAGGAAGCTGAGCAGGAAATGA